One Falco naumanni isolate bFalNau1 chromosome 15, bFalNau1.pat, whole genome shotgun sequence DNA segment encodes these proteins:
- the BBS2 gene encoding Bardet-Biedl syndrome 2 protein → MLVPIFTLKLNHKILPRMVALGRFDGTHPCLAAATQAGKVFIHNPHARGQTTSTNRMVQSNQDSDISLLNINQGITCLASGVLNPQLGYDCLLVGTQTNLLAYDVYNNSDLFYKEVSDGANAIVLGKLGDISAPLAITGGNCALQGFDYEGNDLFWTVTGDNVRSLALCDFDGDGKTELLVGSEDFDIRVFKEDEIVAEMSETETVTALSPMYGSRFGYALSNGTVGVYDKTARYWRIKSKNHAMSIHAFDLNSDGVCELITGWSNGKVDARSDRTGEVIFKDNFASSIAGVVEGDYRMDGSTQLICCSVDGEVRGYLPGGEEMKGNLMDTSAEQDVIRELSQKKQNLLLELRNYEENAKAELNAQLKEADGQRGVIPANTQLQTALSVNLGSDSQSAHVELCISTTNDTIIRAVLIFAEGIFEGESHVVHPSFQSLSGCVRVPLTPPKDVPVDLHIKAFVGYRNSTQFHVFELTRQLPRFSMYALSSPDSAPEPLSFVNCTTNERPQRIVMWLNQSFLLPEDAEFQSAPFQVCFTSLRNAGQLCIKIKAGGDISINTDDIDLAGDIIQSMASFLAIEDLQVEADFPVYFEELRKVLVKVDEYHAVNQRLTADMAEHSSLIRSMLVQAEDARLLGDMKSMKTRYVELYDLNRDLINQYKIRCHNHTELLNNLKAVNQAIQRAGRLRVGKPKTQVISACRDAIRSNNLNMLFKIMRVGTASS, encoded by the exons atgctGGTGCCCATCTTCACGCTGAAGCTCAACCACAAGATCCTGCCCCGCATGGTGGCGCTGGGCCGGTTCGACGGGACGCACCCCTGCCTGGCGGCCGCCACGCAGGCGGGCAAG gtttttattCATAACCCTCATGCCCGAGGACAGACAACAAGCACAAACCGGATGGTGCAAAGTAACCAAGATTCAGACATTTCTCTTCTCAACATTAACCAAGGGATCACTTGTCTAGCTTCAGGAGTGCTGAACCCTCAGCTTGGTTATGATTGTCTTCTGGTTGGAACACAGACTAATTTATTGGCTTACGATGTGTATAACAACTCAGATTTGTTTTACAAAGAG gtTTCGGATGGAGCCAATGCAATAGTTCTTGGAAAGCTGGGAGATATTTCAGCTCCACTTGCTATTACTGGTGGAAACTGTGCCCTGCAGGGCTTTGATTATGAAGGAAATGACCTTTTTTGGACA GTTACTGGAGACAACGTTCGGTCATTGGCACTGTGTGACTTTGATGGTGACGGCAAAACTGAG ctTCTTGTTGGCTCTGAAGATTTTGACATCCGGGTGTTTAAAGAGGATGAGATTGTGGCAGAAATGTCAGAGACAGAG ACCGTTACTGCGCTTAGCCCCATGTATGGCAGTCGGTTCGGCTATGCTCTTTCCAATGGGACAGTTGGAGTTTATGACAAGACAGCCCGCTACTGGAGGATTAAG TCTAAAAACCACGCCATGAGCATACATGCATTTGACCTGAACTCCGACGGGGTGTGTGAGCTGATCACTGGCTGGTCCAACGGGAAG GTTGATGCACGCAGTGACCGAACTGGGGAAGTCATCTTTAAGGACAACTTTGCTTCCTCAATTGCAGGAGTGGTGGAGGGGGATTACAGAATGGATGGGAGCACCCAGTTAATCTGTTGTTCAGTTGATGGTGAAG tCCGAGGCTATCTGCCAGGAGGTGAGGAGATGAAAGGAAATCTAATGGATACAAGTGCTGAGCAGGATGTGATCCGAGAACTTagtcaaaagaaacaaaatctgctGCTGGAATTAAGAAATTATGAGGAAAATGCAAAG GCTGAACTGAACGCTCAGTTGAAGGAAGCTGATGGGCAGAGAGGTGTGATTCCAGCCAACACCCAACTCCAGACAGCCCTCTCGGTTAATCTGGGCTCTGACAGCCAGTCTGCCCATGTGGAGCTGTGCATTTCCACCACAAATG ACACAATCATCCGTGCGGTGCTGATCTTTGCTGAGGGCATATTTGAAGGAGAGAGCCACGTGGTACACCCCAGTTTCCAGAGCCTCTCGGGCTGTGTTCGAGTTCCCCTAACTCCACCCAAAGATGTCCCTGTGGATTTGCACATCAAAGCCTTTGTGGGTTACAGGAACAG CACGCAGTTCCATGTATTTGAGTTGACAAGACAGCTTCCCCGCTTTTCAATGTATGCCCTGAGCAGCCCGGACTCGGCCCCGGAGCCCCTGAGCTTTGTTAACTGTACAACGAATGAGAGGCCGCAAAGG attGTTATGTGGCTGAATCAGAGTTTCTTGCTGCCAGAGGATGCTGAGTTTCAGAGCGCTCCCTTTCAGGTTTGCTTCACTTCCCTTCGTAATGCAGGTCAACTCTGCATCAAAATCAAGGCTGGTGGAGAT ATCTCCATCAACACGGATGATATTGATCTAGCTGGTGACATTATCCAGTCAATGGCCTCCTTTCTGGCTATTGAAGATTTGCAGGTGGAAGCAGATTTCCCTGTGTACTTTGAGGAGCTGCGGAAAGTACTGGTCAAG GTGGATGAATACCATGCGGTGAATCAGAGGCTCACTGCCGACATGGCTGAACACTCCAGCCTCATCCGCAGCATGCTGGTTCAGGCGGAAGACGCACGACTCCTGGGAGACAT GAAAAGCATGAAGACACGGTACGTTGAGCTGTATGATCTGAACAGAGATTTAATAAATCAATACAAAATTCGCTGCCACAATCACACGGAGCTGTTGAATAATCTGAAAGCTGTGAATCAGGCAATCCAGAGGGCCGGGCGGTTACGTG TCGGCAAACCTAAAACACAAGTGATCAGCGCTTGCCGGGATGCAATAAGAAGCAACAACCTTAACATGCTGTTCAAAATAATGCGTGTGGGAACAGCCTCTTCTTAA
- the LOC121097725 gene encoding metallothionein-1, with amino-acid sequence MDSQDCPCATGGTCTCGDNCKCKNCKCTSCKKGCCSCCPAGCAKCAQGCVCKGPPSAKCSCCK; translated from the exons ATGGACTCCCAGGACTGCCCTTGTGCCACCG gTGGCACCTGCACCTGCGGGGAtaactgcaaatgcaaaaacTGCAAATGTACATCGTGCAAAAAAG gctgctgctcctgctgcccggCGGGATGTGCCAAGTGTGCGCAGGGCTGCGTCTGCAAGGGCCCCCCCTCCGCCaagtgcagctgctgcaaataG